A single genomic interval of uncultured Pseudodesulfovibrio sp. harbors:
- a CDS encoding ABC transporter ATP-binding protein, which yields MSAISLTDINKTFCQTADRKNGNDTSGIEVLKSITLDIGQNEFVALQGTSGSGKSTLLHIIGLLDRPTSGRYELTGLDTSTLDDDRQSDLRNRALGFVFQSFYLIPYATALENVILPGLYSGVPRTELKARAESLLEQVGLADRMDFNPSRLSGGQQQRVAMARALLNEPDIILADEPTGQLDSATSTEIMKLFHTVHDSGKTIVLVTHDEDVAKEAGRIIKLHDGMIAEDVR from the coding sequence ATGAGCGCCATTTCCCTTACGGACATAAACAAGACCTTCTGCCAGACTGCCGACCGCAAGAACGGCAACGACACGTCCGGCATCGAGGTGCTCAAGTCCATCACCCTCGACATCGGCCAGAACGAATTCGTCGCGCTTCAGGGTACCTCAGGCTCGGGGAAATCAACCCTGCTGCACATCATCGGGCTTCTCGACCGTCCCACCTCGGGCCGGTACGAACTCACCGGACTCGACACCTCCACGCTCGACGACGACCGCCAGTCCGATCTCCGGAACCGCGCCCTCGGATTCGTGTTCCAGTCCTTCTATCTCATCCCGTACGCCACGGCGCTTGAAAATGTTATCCTGCCGGGACTCTACTCCGGCGTACCGCGCACCGAACTCAAGGCCCGCGCCGAATCGCTCCTTGAACAGGTCGGACTCGCCGATCGCATGGACTTCAATCCGTCCCGGCTCTCCGGCGGACAGCAGCAGCGCGTCGCCATGGCCCGCGCACTGCTCAACGAACCCGACATCATCCTCGCCGATGAACCGACAGGACAGCTCGATTCCGCCACCTCAACCGAAATAATGAAACTCTTTCACACCGTGCACGACAGCGGAAAAACCATCGTGCTGGTCACGCACGACGAAGATGTGGCCAAGGAAGCCGGACGAATCATAAAACTCCACGACGGCATGATCGCAGAAGATGTGAGGTAA
- a CDS encoding efflux RND transporter periplasmic adaptor subunit, whose translation MKKLIFILIAALITGGGIWYFVGGKSAGKIKVIKTATIERGTVSRILEATGIVKAQVGAQVKIGARATGVLDAVPVKVGDQVKKGDLIAEIDSRELRARISEAAANLRLEQAKLEYMEKNLPRKQSLVRQKLEAQDSLDVAYQDAEMARHAVASSRAKLQTLQVQLSYTKIFSPIDGVVSQVAAQEGETIVSGLSVSNLITVLDPTRLEMWIYIDETDVGRVTTGLPVRYTVDAYRDRVFEGTVDRIYPEPEIRDNIVYYRTLVLVTGEQAKYLRPEMTTQCKIIVETKKDVLAVPNNALKWVSNRQVCFVVTDPEKEPREVTPELGLAGLKRSEVLGGLNEGDVVATQLVLPGSKIKKKGK comes from the coding sequence ATGAAAAAACTCATATTCATACTCATCGCAGCGCTTATCACCGGCGGCGGCATCTGGTATTTCGTCGGCGGGAAATCCGCAGGCAAAATCAAGGTCATCAAGACCGCCACTATCGAGCGGGGCACAGTCTCGCGCATCCTCGAAGCAACAGGCATCGTCAAGGCACAGGTGGGCGCACAGGTCAAGATCGGCGCACGCGCAACCGGCGTGCTCGACGCCGTGCCCGTCAAAGTGGGCGACCAAGTCAAAAAGGGCGACCTCATCGCGGAAATCGACAGCCGCGAACTCCGCGCCCGTATATCGGAAGCGGCGGCAAACCTCCGCCTCGAACAGGCCAAGCTCGAATACATGGAGAAAAACCTGCCCCGGAAGCAGTCCCTCGTCAGGCAGAAGCTCGAAGCGCAGGACTCCCTCGACGTGGCCTATCAGGACGCGGAAATGGCCCGCCACGCGGTCGCCTCGTCCCGCGCCAAGCTCCAGACCCTTCAGGTCCAGCTTTCCTACACCAAGATTTTCTCCCCCATCGACGGCGTGGTCTCGCAGGTGGCCGCTCAGGAAGGCGAAACCATCGTCTCCGGCCTGTCCGTGTCCAACCTTATCACCGTGCTCGATCCCACACGGCTCGAAATGTGGATTTACATCGATGAGACCGACGTGGGGCGCGTCACCACAGGGCTGCCCGTGCGCTACACCGTGGACGCCTACCGCGACCGCGTGTTCGAAGGCACCGTGGACCGCATCTATCCCGAACCGGAGATCCGGGACAACATCGTCTACTACCGCACCCTCGTGCTCGTGACCGGGGAACAGGCCAAATACCTGCGCCCGGAAATGACCACCCAGTGCAAGATCATCGTCGAGACCAAGAAAGACGTACTCGCCGTGCCGAACAACGCCCTGAAATGGGTCTCCAATCGGCAGGTCTGTTTCGTGGTCACCGACCCGGAAAAGGAACCCCGCGAAGTCACGCCGGAACTCGGACTCGCCGGTCTCAAGCGAAGCGAAGTGCTCGGCGGCCTGAACGAAGGCGACGTGGTTGCCACGCAGCTCGTCCTGCCCGGTTCCAAGATCAAGAAAAAGGGCAAATAG
- a CDS encoding YkgJ family cysteine cluster protein, whose amino-acid sequence MSELHAFTGLFRRFRSFVLRRDVEVTGQCKMCGECCHDILLRHKKRWLKKERHFEELCREEPDHQRFSITGRDEFGHLVFACSLQEKSGLCSCHADRLPLCRNYPPKSLYYQGGWLRPDCGYSFKAVTFRDIFMRRKRMRIPKFADVLQQEQERTEQSRLP is encoded by the coding sequence GTGAGTGAACTGCACGCCTTCACCGGCCTGTTCCGCCGCTTCCGCTCCTTTGTGCTGCGGCGGGACGTGGAGGTGACAGGCCAGTGCAAGATGTGCGGCGAATGCTGCCACGACATCCTGCTGCGCCACAAGAAACGGTGGCTCAAGAAGGAACGCCACTTCGAGGAACTCTGCCGGGAAGAACCGGACCATCAGCGTTTCAGCATCACCGGACGTGACGAATTCGGCCATCTGGTCTTTGCCTGTTCCCTTCAGGAAAAGAGCGGTCTCTGCTCCTGCCACGCCGATCGTCTTCCTTTATGTAGAAATTATCCTCCCAAGTCGCTATATTACCAGGGCGGCTGGCTCAGGCCCGACTGCGGGTACTCCTTCAAGGCCGTCACATTCCGTGATATCTTCATGCGCCGGAAACGGATGCGGATACCGAAATTCGCGGATGTGCTTCAACAGGAACAGGAACGCACGGAACAAAGCAGGCTCCCATGA
- a CDS encoding phosphomannomutase/phosphoglucomutase encodes MKDIKRHIFRAYDIRGIVDEDFDTEWVRVLARACGAYFLKQGWNRALLGHDCRASSPAYQAAMAQGLAETGIDVVCLDQVSTPIFYFAAKHLGFKAGVMITASHNPSEYNGFKVWGGESTIFGDDVQAIYELMAAGDFPTGSGLVSHHDILPTYKEDLLSRVSIDRPLKIVVDGGNGAGGEVTADILEAAGAEVVRLYCEPDGNFPNHHPDPVVEEYVEDLKAKVVEVGADFGVGLDGDGDRIGAVDETGRLMFGDQLLAIYARDLLQTLPGAGVVADVKCSHLLFKDVEDHGGEAEMCITGHSIVKGRMIETGAAIGGEMSGHMFFFHGYHGFDDATFGALLLAGIMSRTDTPLSKMLADWPTTYNTPEIRMDCPESIKFDVVKRAQDYFRERYDVIDMDGARVEFGDGWGLVRASNTQGALVLRFEAESQARLDEIRAVMEVPILEWIRELEG; translated from the coding sequence ATGAAAGACATAAAGCGACACATCTTCCGGGCATATGACATCCGCGGCATCGTGGACGAGGATTTCGACACCGAGTGGGTACGGGTTCTTGCCCGAGCCTGCGGCGCGTATTTTCTGAAGCAGGGATGGAACCGCGCCCTGCTCGGGCATGACTGCCGCGCCAGTTCCCCGGCGTATCAGGCCGCCATGGCGCAGGGGCTGGCGGAAACCGGCATCGACGTGGTCTGTCTCGATCAGGTGTCCACGCCGATTTTCTATTTCGCGGCCAAGCACCTCGGATTCAAGGCGGGCGTGATGATTACGGCAAGCCACAACCCGAGTGAATACAACGGGTTCAAGGTATGGGGCGGCGAATCCACCATCTTCGGAGACGATGTTCAGGCCATTTACGAACTCATGGCCGCAGGCGATTTCCCGACCGGTTCCGGCCTTGTCTCGCATCATGACATCCTGCCCACCTACAAGGAAGACCTGCTCTCCCGCGTGAGCATCGACCGCCCCCTCAAGATCGTGGTGGACGGCGGCAACGGCGCAGGCGGCGAAGTCACGGCAGACATCCTCGAAGCCGCCGGAGCCGAGGTGGTCCGTCTCTACTGCGAGCCGGACGGCAACTTTCCCAACCACCATCCCGACCCCGTGGTCGAGGAATACGTGGAAGACCTCAAGGCCAAGGTCGTCGAGGTCGGCGCGGACTTCGGCGTGGGACTGGACGGCGACGGCGACCGCATCGGCGCGGTGGACGAGACCGGACGCCTCATGTTCGGCGACCAACTGCTCGCCATCTATGCACGTGACCTGCTGCAAACGCTCCCCGGCGCGGGCGTGGTGGCGGACGTGAAGTGCAGCCATCTCCTGTTCAAGGACGTGGAGGACCACGGCGGCGAGGCCGAGATGTGCATCACCGGCCATTCCATCGTGAAAGGCCGCATGATCGAGACCGGCGCTGCCATCGGTGGCGAGATGTCCGGCCACATGTTCTTTTTCCACGGCTATCACGGCTTTGACGACGCCACCTTCGGCGCGCTCCTGCTCGCAGGCATCATGAGCCGCACCGACACCCCGCTGTCTAAAATGCTCGCGGACTGGCCGACCACGTACAACACCCCGGAAATCCGTATGGACTGTCCGGAATCCATCAAGTTCGACGTGGTCAAACGCGCTCAGGACTATTTCCGCGAGCGGTATGACGTCATCGACATGGACGGCGCACGCGTGGAATTCGGCGACGGCTGGGGACTGGTCCGCGCATCCAATACGCAGGGCGCGCTCGTGCTCCGTTTCGAAGCCGAATCACAGGCTCGGCTCGATGAAATCCGGGCCGTCATGGAAGTTCCCATCCTCGAATGGATCAGGGAGCTTGAGGGCTAA
- the hflK gene encoding FtsH protease activity modulator HflK, with amino-acid sequence MNWDWEKLQKQQQGRPGGKPPNFEDFQDQFDKFKNFKLPGWKLIVPVFILLWIASGFYIVEPDEVGVVKQFGKFNRITTAGPNYHIPYPVESVLTPKVTQIRRIEFGFRSSGRARSAGFQQGISRDVPEQALMLTGDENIVSVQFIVQYMIKDAEEYLFNVYDPTKTIIHAGEAAMREIIGKGKIDDALTTGKQEIQVQTRDLMQEILDSYKTGINIVAVQMQNVHPPEQVVDAFKDVASAREDKSRFINEAEAYQRDILPKARGEASRIVNAAQAYKEAKIRRAQGDAAHFLSVLKEYNKAKDITRRRLYLEAMEGILQNPEVEKLIMSDDALKKSVPYLPLEKLPKAAPAREKQ; translated from the coding sequence ATGAATTGGGATTGGGAAAAATTACAAAAGCAGCAACAGGGGCGCCCCGGCGGCAAGCCGCCGAATTTCGAAGATTTCCAGGATCAGTTTGACAAGTTCAAGAACTTCAAGCTGCCCGGTTGGAAACTCATCGTACCGGTTTTCATTCTTCTCTGGATCGCCAGCGGTTTCTACATTGTGGAACCCGACGAGGTAGGTGTGGTCAAACAGTTCGGCAAATTCAACCGCATCACCACTGCGGGGCCGAATTACCACATTCCATATCCGGTGGAGAGCGTCTTGACCCCCAAGGTCACGCAGATCCGGCGTATCGAATTCGGTTTCCGTTCTTCGGGTCGCGCCCGAAGCGCGGGCTTTCAGCAGGGCATCAGTCGTGACGTGCCGGAACAGGCTCTCATGCTCACGGGTGACGAGAATATCGTCTCCGTGCAGTTCATCGTCCAGTACATGATCAAGGACGCCGAAGAGTATCTGTTCAACGTTTATGACCCGACTAAGACGATCATCCATGCCGGTGAAGCGGCCATGCGCGAAATTATCGGCAAGGGCAAGATCGACGACGCGCTGACCACCGGAAAGCAGGAGATTCAGGTCCAGACCCGCGATCTCATGCAGGAGATCCTTGATTCCTACAAGACCGGCATCAACATCGTGGCCGTGCAGATGCAGAACGTGCATCCGCCGGAACAGGTGGTGGACGCATTCAAGGACGTCGCCAGTGCCCGCGAGGACAAAAGCCGCTTCATCAACGAGGCCGAGGCGTATCAGCGTGACATCCTGCCCAAGGCACGAGGCGAGGCATCCCGCATCGTCAATGCGGCACAGGCTTACAAGGAAGCCAAGATCCGTCGCGCACAGGGTGACGCCGCCCACTTCCTGTCCGTGCTCAAGGAATACAACAAGGCCAAGGATATCACCCGCCGCCGTCTGTACCTTGAAGCCATGGAAGGGATTCTCCAGAATCCAGAAGTGGAAAAGCTCATCATGTCCGACGACGCGTTGAAAAAATCCGTTCCCTACCTGCCACTGGAAAAGCTGCCCAAGGCGGCTCCGGCCAGGGAAAAGCAATAA
- the hflC gene encoding protease modulator HflC, whose protein sequence is MKKSTLGFIILIIVGAFALTQTAFTVDETETAIVIQLGRPVGDKALGPGLHFKLPLVQNVVFFDARTLDFDAKPEEITTTDKKYMNVDSYTKWRIVDPLTFYTKVRTIQGAQARLDDIVRSQLRVALGRYTLIEVVSHKRQEIMTAVTKRSKELLEPYGIDILDVRIKRTDLPAENARAIFGRMKAERERQAKQYRSEGREASAKIKATADKERTIILADADKQSEIVRGEGDAQATKIYAEALGQSPDFYAFTRSLEAYRKGFSKNSRFIMTPKSRFLQHMQ, encoded by the coding sequence ATGAAAAAATCAACACTCGGTTTTATTATACTGATTATCGTAGGCGCATTTGCGCTGACCCAGACCGCCTTCACCGTCGACGAGACGGAAACGGCCATTGTCATTCAGCTCGGCCGTCCGGTGGGCGACAAGGCGCTCGGCCCCGGTTTGCACTTCAAGCTGCCGCTTGTCCAGAATGTCGTCTTCTTTGATGCGCGCACGCTGGATTTCGACGCCAAGCCCGAAGAGATCACCACCACGGACAAGAAGTACATGAACGTGGACTCCTATACTAAGTGGCGCATTGTCGACCCGCTGACCTTTTACACCAAGGTCCGCACCATTCAGGGCGCGCAGGCCCGTCTGGACGATATCGTCCGGTCGCAGTTGCGTGTTGCTCTTGGTCGATACACCCTCATCGAGGTCGTGTCCCACAAGCGTCAGGAGATCATGACCGCGGTCACCAAGCGTTCCAAGGAATTGCTCGAGCCCTACGGCATCGACATCCTCGATGTACGCATCAAGCGGACCGACCTGCCTGCGGAAAACGCCCGCGCCATCTTCGGCCGCATGAAGGCCGAACGTGAGCGTCAGGCCAAGCAGTACCGCTCCGAAGGCCGCGAGGCCTCTGCCAAGATCAAGGCCACTGCGGACAAGGAACGCACCATCATTCTCGCCGATGCGGACAAGCAGTCCGAAATCGTCCGAGGTGAAGGTGATGCACAGGCTACCAAAATCTACGCCGAAGCCCTGGGCCAGTCCCCGGACTTCTATGCGTTCACACGCAGCCTCGAAGCATACCGCAAGGGCTTCAGCAAGAATTCCCGATTCATCATGACTCCCAAGAGCCGCTTCTTGCAGCACATGCAGTAA
- the rnhA gene encoding ribonuclease HI — translation MSELVTIYTDGSCLGNPGPGGYGAVLVYGEYKGKDAKNYKEFSQGYKNTTNNRMELLAVIVALEALTRPCEVTLWTDSKYVQQAITKNWLKNWLKNGWKTAAKKPVKNQDLWRQLVPLIEKHTVNFHWVKGHSGHQFNERCDILARTAASGSDLLDDVEE, via the coding sequence GTGAGCGAACTCGTCACTATCTACACCGACGGATCATGCCTCGGAAACCCCGGACCGGGCGGCTACGGAGCCGTTCTCGTCTACGGCGAATACAAAGGCAAGGATGCCAAGAACTACAAGGAATTTTCACAGGGATACAAGAATACCACCAACAACCGCATGGAACTGCTCGCGGTGATCGTGGCGCTCGAAGCATTGACCCGCCCCTGCGAAGTCACACTCTGGACCGATTCCAAATACGTGCAGCAGGCCATCACGAAAAACTGGCTCAAGAACTGGCTCAAGAACGGCTGGAAAACCGCCGCCAAAAAGCCGGTCAAGAATCAGGACCTCTGGCGGCAGCTCGTCCCGCTCATCGAAAAGCACACCGTCAATTTCCACTGGGTCAAGGGACACAGCGGACACCAGTTCAACGAGCGCTGCGACATCCTCGCCCGCACCGCCGCGTCCGGCAGTGATCTGCTCGACGACGTCGAAGAGTAG
- a CDS encoding NAD+ synthase: MKIGLIQINPVVGDLSGNRTKIRDAVIRAAELGAELCVTSELALTGYPPRDLLLYGGFVDTARDEAEALARDLADAPPLLLGCVGKNTTGQGKPVFNCALFCQEGEIRRTFRKTLLPTYDVFDEARYFEPAPTGNLKGNILELNGSTIAVTICEDAWNDKDYWDSRTYSRDPLEEASAYSPDIIVNLSASPLFLGKQELREDMLGTVASKYGMPLVYANQVGGNDDLVFDGRSCAFSKDGTLIARAPGFIENVLVVDTEATEPSVTEDDFSRESETWRALVMGTRDYGHKSGFTKALVGLSGGIDSAVTAVVAAEAFGPENVLCVLMPSPYSSQGSIDDSLALAKNLGIETLTLPIEPIMERFTATLAAPFEGLAPDTTEENIQSRIRGNLLMALSNKHRSLLLTTGNKSELAVGYCTIYGDMAGGFGVISDVDKTAVFALARWYNEHVGPHIPEAIITKPPSAELRPDQKDQDSLPPYDILDAILALHIEQHQSARQIIDAGFEPETVEKILGLVRFAEFKRRQAAPGIKLTPRSFGTGWRMPLACKREL; encoded by the coding sequence ATGAAAATAGGGCTTATCCAGATCAATCCCGTGGTAGGGGACCTTTCCGGCAACCGTACGAAAATTCGGGATGCCGTCATCCGGGCCGCAGAACTCGGCGCGGAACTCTGCGTCACGTCGGAACTCGCGCTGACCGGCTATCCGCCCCGCGACCTGCTGCTGTACGGCGGGTTTGTGGACACGGCCCGCGACGAAGCGGAAGCGCTGGCCCGCGATCTTGCGGACGCTCCTCCCCTGCTGCTCGGCTGCGTGGGAAAAAACACCACCGGACAGGGCAAGCCGGTGTTCAACTGCGCCCTCTTCTGTCAGGAAGGGGAAATCCGCCGCACCTTCAGGAAAACACTGCTGCCCACCTATGACGTATTCGACGAAGCCCGCTATTTCGAACCCGCGCCCACAGGCAACCTCAAGGGCAACATTCTTGAACTGAACGGCTCGACCATTGCCGTGACCATCTGCGAGGATGCGTGGAACGACAAGGACTACTGGGATTCCCGCACCTATTCGCGTGATCCGCTCGAAGAGGCGTCCGCCTATTCCCCGGACATCATCGTGAACCTGTCCGCCTCACCACTTTTCCTCGGCAAGCAGGAGCTGCGCGAGGACATGCTCGGCACCGTGGCAAGCAAGTACGGCATGCCGCTGGTGTATGCCAATCAGGTGGGCGGAAACGACGATCTCGTCTTTGATGGTCGCTCCTGCGCTTTTTCCAAGGACGGAACCCTTATCGCACGCGCTCCCGGTTTCATCGAAAATGTTCTCGTCGTAGACACCGAGGCCACGGAGCCGTCCGTCACGGAAGACGATTTTTCCCGCGAGTCCGAGACATGGCGCGCCCTTGTGATGGGCACCCGCGACTATGGACACAAGAGCGGTTTCACCAAGGCGCTCGTCGGTTTGTCCGGGGGCATCGATTCCGCAGTGACCGCCGTGGTCGCCGCCGAGGCCTTCGGGCCTGAAAACGTGCTCTGCGTGCTCATGCCTTCGCCCTACTCCAGTCAGGGCAGCATTGATGATTCATTGGCCCTTGCAAAAAATCTCGGCATCGAAACGCTCACCCTGCCCATCGAGCCGATCATGGAGCGGTTCACGGCCACTCTTGCCGCGCCCTTTGAAGGTCTCGCGCCCGACACCACCGAGGAAAACATCCAGTCGCGCATTCGCGGGAATCTGCTCATGGCCCTGTCCAACAAGCACCGCTCCCTGCTGCTCACCACGGGCAACAAGAGCGAACTCGCGGTAGGGTACTGCACCATATACGGCGACATGGCCGGCGGATTCGGCGTCATCTCGGACGTGGACAAGACCGCGGTCTTCGCGCTCGCCCGCTGGTACAACGAGCACGTCGGGCCGCACATTCCCGAGGCGATCATAACCAAGCCGCCGTCCGCCGAACTCAGGCCGGACCAGAAGGATCAGGATTCCCTGCCGCCCTACGATATCCTCGACGCCATTCTCGCCCTGCATATCGAGCAGCACCAGTCCGCACGGCAGATCATCGACGCAGGATTTGAACCGGAAACCGTGGAGAAAATCCTCGGCCTTGTCCGGTTCGCCGAATTCAAGCGGCGTCAGGCCGCCCCCGGCATCAAGCTCACCCCACGTTCTTTTGGCACCGGCTGGCGCATGCCGCTGGCGTGTAAGCGGGAATTGTAG
- a CDS encoding phosphotransferase, with the protein MKKAAYVDVDFFGMPNGTKATPLGGGRNSQVFLLEPPGREPLVFKRYFVDPRDKRDRQGTEARALRFLEQAGVKESPLLLTLDTDRQASMLSLVEGEKVTEPDAAAMDMAGAFMVRLIELSATAAADEAGFNPASEAFFSASEVVDNIEMRLARLDGVSDDCPLCRELMAFLNNDLRPAFAGYVESCEEQLKAAGMGMDREIPEEWRILSPSDFGLHNALRRPDGGLSFFDYEYFGWDDPSKMLADFCLHPAMTLAEPMQARFVSTVLPALEKNGYRHERAVAMFPLFGIKWCCILLNEFVPREAARRSFAKAEETEGQRRVLERQLNKARTMLNGLKERAGTFARLMS; encoded by the coding sequence ATGAAGAAAGCCGCTTATGTGGACGTCGATTTTTTCGGCATGCCGAACGGAACCAAGGCGACACCGCTGGGCGGCGGGCGCAACAGTCAGGTGTTCCTGCTTGAACCGCCGGGGCGTGAACCGCTCGTGTTCAAGCGGTATTTCGTGGACCCGCGGGACAAGCGGGACCGGCAGGGGACCGAGGCTCGCGCACTTCGTTTTCTGGAACAGGCGGGAGTGAAGGAATCGCCCCTGCTACTCACGCTCGACACGGACCGGCAGGCGTCCATGCTTTCCCTCGTGGAAGGGGAAAAAGTCACCGAACCGGATGCGGCTGCAATGGATATGGCGGGCGCGTTCATGGTTCGTCTCATCGAGCTTTCCGCTACGGCGGCAGCGGATGAGGCCGGGTTCAATCCCGCATCCGAAGCATTCTTTTCGGCATCCGAAGTGGTGGACAATATCGAGATGCGGCTGGCACGGCTCGACGGTGTGAGCGACGACTGCCCTTTGTGCCGGGAATTAATGGCCTTTCTGAACAACGACCTGCGGCCTGCCTTTGCGGGATATGTGGAATCCTGTGAGGAACAGTTGAAAGCGGCGGGCATGGGTATGGACCGGGAAATCCCGGAAGAATGGCGTATCCTCAGCCCGTCGGATTTCGGTCTGCATAACGCCCTTCGCCGACCCGACGGCGGATTGTCGTTTTTCGATTACGAATATTTCGGATGGGACGACCCGTCCAAGATGCTGGCGGACTTCTGTCTGCATCCAGCCATGACTTTGGCGGAACCGATGCAGGCGCGGTTTGTATCGACGGTGCTGCCCGCGCTGGAGAAGAACGGCTACCGCCATGAACGGGCCGTTGCCATGTTCCCGCTGTTCGGCATCAAGTGGTGCTGTATCCTGCTCAATGAATTCGTTCCCCGTGAGGCGGCGAGGCGGAGTTTTGCCAAGGCCGAGGAAACCGAAGGACAGCGGCGGGTGCTTGAACGACAGTTGAACAAGGCGCGGACCATGCTGAACGGGCTGAAGGAGCGGGCCGGAACGTTTGCCCGCCTCATGTCATGA